A genomic segment from Nicotiana tabacum cultivar K326 chromosome 7, ASM71507v2, whole genome shotgun sequence encodes:
- the LOC107810553 gene encoding uncharacterized protein LOC107810553 translates to METTGTNRVNGLHELEEFRFQDFESAIVYRDRMKLMHDKHILNRNFEPEELVLLYNSRLRLFSGKLKYRSSGQFRVVQKFPSGAVEIESEDGTNKFTVNGQRLKHYLGMTKEKRDNLEIMLEEPQYTNEE, encoded by the coding sequence ATGGAGACAACGGGCACCAATAGAGTTAATGGGTTGCATGAGCTTGAGGAATTCCGGTTTCAGGATTTCGAGAGTGCTATAGTATATAGAGACAGGATGAAACTGATGCATGACAAGCACATATTGAATCGGAACTTCGAACCCGAAGAATTAGTGTTGCTATATAACTCAAGATTGAGGTTGTTCTCGGGTAAGTTGAAGTACCGATCATCAGGACAGTTCAGAGTGGTGCAGAAGTTCCCAAGTGGAGCTGTGGAGATCGAATCTGAAGATGGGACGAACAAATTCACAGTGAATGGGCAgaggttgaaacattaccttggaatgactaaagaaaaaagggACAACCTGGAGATAATGTTGGAGGAGCCCCAATACACAAATGAGGAGTGA